A portion of the Cryptomeria japonica chromosome 5, Sugi_1.0, whole genome shotgun sequence genome contains these proteins:
- the LOC131064093 gene encoding ankyrin repeat-containing protein At5g02620-like, with amino-acid sequence MVSEYKKFEKMTRMEKNIFHAAKKGDLKALQECSREHVTQGLTFEGNTALHIAARGGHLEVVKWLLTLKLCFAGARNRDKNTPLHEAGKNGNSEVVRILLRYKKCCVYRRNQFAETALIIASEHGHIDAAKLLLEATPLFLVFWPRNDRQTCLNAAAYAGKSGVVKLILNENASCFNIIRSMLLIEDEYGFTPLHAAVHGGHLDVVREILRTQLKWCCLSGHEKLMTKVDHQGRCAIHIAVMKGFIDIVDEFISLMPDCVEIRSTCLKSAVHFAVLYNQLDIVKRLASENEDETNAKLFSHDYDLFGNTALHLAAMNAVDPEIVEYIVSIPNVSLNITNDEGKSPLDMAEERASQNRMDCSEIISILKDGHATRSLICQSGYERFPWQYSQEISNQDNGHEDTKILDVDTLVASLIATITFASIFQVPGDIDGNGLANRSSDTIFKVFLFSNFVAFFASITVVIAWVFRERLQTKMMANRSILAKLSMLSLGTSIVSTGLAFLSANILVTIPRANKENRNPDHKEFHMIKVAEILIAYIAPSLAIMFLSVAWLIEYNFKATNKRQTELKQQLSSMLNSPYTRYPHERKRYKKSFTEKNTRKFSHPRLSSKQPWKKIPFFCRTPVEQQVELYHQLFCVAEVGAHDWTVDSAKDDDVANARLPATPMICFARTAHSQKTQQFIIFRFSENKKGRDRET; translated from the exons ATGGTAAGTGAGTACAAGAAGTTTGAAAAAATGACGAGAATGGAAAAAAATATCTTCCATGCTGCCAAAAAGGGCGATCTCAAAGCCCTTCAGGAGTGTAGCCGTGAGCATGTGACCCAGGGGCTTACTTTTGAAGGAAACACTGCTCTGCACATCGCTGCAAGAGGAGGACACCTGGAGGTTGTTAAATGGTTACTTACTCTCAAGCTCTGCTTTGCTGGAGCTCGAAATCGAGATAAGAATACACCACTGCATGAAGCTGGTAAGAATGGCAATTCAGAGGTTGTCAGAATTCTGCTGAGGTATAAAAAGTGCTGTGTGTATAGGCGCAATCAGTTTGCAGAGACTGCCCTGATAATAGCTTCAGAGCACGGTCACATTGATGCAGCGAAGCTCTTGTTGGAAGCCACGCCATTGTTTCTGGTTTTCTGGCCAAGGAATGACCGTCAGACATGCCTCAACGCTGCAGCTTATGCAGGGAAATCGG GTGTAGTCAAGTTGATATTGAATGAAAATGCTAGTTGTTTCAATATAATACGTTCCATGCTACTTATTGAGGATGAATATGGCTTTACTCCACTACATGCTGCAGTTCATGGAGGACATCTAGATGTTGTGCGTGAGATTTTAAGGACTCAATTGAAATGGTGTTGTCTGAGTGGTCATGAAAAGTTAATGACAAAGGTTGATCACCAAGGAAGATGTGCAATTCACATAGCAGTAATGAAAGGATTCATCGATATTGTTGACGAATTCATATCATTAATGCCAGATTGTGTTGAAATCAGAAGCACTTGCCTTAAATCTGCTGTGCACTTTGCGGTACTATATAATCAACTTGACATAGTGAAAAGGCTTGCTTCTGAGAATGAGGATGAAACAAATGCAAAATTATTCAGCCATGACTATGACTTATTTGGCAATACAGCTTTGCATTTGGCAGCCATGAATGCAGTGGACCCTGAG ATTGTGGAATATATAGTTTCAATTCCAAATGTAAGCTTGAATATTACAAATGATGAAGGGAAAAGTCCACTTGATATGGCAGAAGAGAGAGCATCCCAAAACAGGATGGATTGTAGTGAGATTATAAGCATTCTGAAAGATGGTCATGCCACTCGAAGTTTAATTTGTCAATCTGGGTATGAACGATTTCCTTGGCAATATTCACAAGAGATTTCTAATCAAGATAATGGCCACGAGGATACCAAAATATTAGATGTGGACACATTGGTGGCGTCACTCATTGCCACAATAACATTTGCATCTATATTTCAAGTGCCTGGTGATATCGATGGTAATGGTCTTGCTAATAGGTCATCAGATACCATTTTCAAAGTGTTTTTGTTCTCTAATTTTGTTGCCTTCTTTGCATCTATAACTGTGGTGATTGCTTGGGTTTTTCGAGAACGATTGCAAACAAAGATGATGGCAAATAGATCAATACTGGCTAAATTATCTATGCTAAGCTTGGGAACTTCCATAGTCTCTACAGGCCTTGCTTTCTTAAGTGCAAATATTCTTGTCACGATACCTCGTGCAAATAAGGAGAATCGTAATCCAGATCATAAGGAATTTCATATGATCAAGGTTGCTGAGATCCTGATAGCATATATAGCGCCATCACTTGCAATTATGTTCTTATCAGTAGCATGGCTAATTGAATATAACTTCAAAGCAACCAATAAGCGACAAACTGAACTTAAGCAACAACTCAG CTCAATGCTGAATTCCCCCTATACGAGATATCCTCACGAGAGAAAAAGATACAAGAAATCTTTCACagaaaaaaatacaagaaaatttTCACATCCGCGCTTGTCCAGCAAACAACCTTGGAAAAAGATTCCATTTTTTTGTAGAACTCCCGTGGAACAACAGGTTGAACTCTACCATCAACTTTTCTGCGTTGCAGAAGTTGGCGCCCACGATTGGACTGTGGACTCCGCGAAAGATGACGATGTGGCAAACGCACGATTGCCTGCGACGCCTATGATATGTTTTGCCCGAACCGCCCATTCCCAGAAGACTCAGCAATTCATCATTTTTCGGTTTTCAGAGaataaaaaaggaagagatagagagacataG